The nucleotide window CCTGCCGAGTCGCAAAGTGCTTGGCCCGCGCGGTGGCTGTCTGGTGTTGATGGCGGTACTCGGACTGGTCGGCAACTACGTGCTGTACCTGATGGGCTTGAACCTGCTCAGCCCCGGCACCGCGCAACTGGTGGTGCAGATGGGCCCGATCATGTTGTTGATCGCCAGTCTGTTCGTGTTCAAGGAGCGGTTCAGCGTGGGGCAGGGGATTGGCCTGTTGGTGCTGTTGATCGGCTTTGGGCTGTTCTTCAATCAGCGCTTGAGCGAGTTGCTCACCTCCCTCACCGATTACACCGCAGGCGTGCTGATGGTGCTGTTGGCGTCCACGGTCTGGACCTTCTATGCCTTGGGTCAGAAGCAGTTGCTCACGGTGTGGAATTCGTTGCAGGTAATGATGGTGATTTACCTGTTCTGCGCACTGTTGCTGACGCCGTGGGTGCATCCACTGAAAGCGCTGCAACTGAGCCCGCTGCAAGGCTGGCTGCTGCTGGCGTGCTGTTTGAACACGCTGATCGCTTACGGCGCCTTTGCCGAAGCGCTGGCCCATTGGGAGGCTTCGCGGGTCAGTGCGACGCTGGCGATCACGCCGCTGGTGACCTTTGCCGCTGTGGCTGTGGCCGCGTGGTTATGGCCGGAGTATGTGCATGCCGAGCAGATCAATGGCCTGGGTTATGGCGGGGCGGTGTTGGTAGTGGTGGGCTCGGCGCTGGTGGCGTTGGGGCCATCGTTGATGGCGGGGCTTCGTGCCAGAAAGACCAAAATGGCGGTTGAATGATCGTTCCCACGCTCTGCGTGGGAACGATCACGGGCGGTGGTGATTCACCCCTGCTTACCGGCCTCCAGCATATTCTCCGGCCTCACCCACGCATCGAACTCTTCATTGGTCAGATAGCCCAGCTGCAACGCCGCCTCACGCAAGGTCAGCCCCTCGCCATAAGCCTTCTTGGCAATCTCCGCCGATTTGTCGTAGCCGATATGCGGATTCAGCGCCGTCACCAGCATCAAGCCTCGTTCCAGATGCTCGGCCATTTTCTCGGCATCCGGTTCCAGCCCGGCGATGCAATG belongs to Pseudomonas sp. B21-015 and includes:
- a CDS encoding DMT family transporter, coding for MHISSGRWVYGLFLALLTALLWGILPIKLKQVLLVMDPVTVTWFRLLVSGGCLFVYLAATKRLPSRKVLGPRGGCLVLMAVLGLVGNYVLYLMGLNLLSPGTAQLVVQMGPIMLLIASLFVFKERFSVGQGIGLLVLLIGFGLFFNQRLSELLTSLTDYTAGVLMVLLASTVWTFYALGQKQLLTVWNSLQVMMVIYLFCALLLTPWVHPLKALQLSPLQGWLLLACCLNTLIAYGAFAEALAHWEASRVSATLAITPLVTFAAVAVAAWLWPEYVHAEQINGLGYGGAVLVVVGSALVALGPSLMAGLRARKTKMAVE